The following are encoded together in the Dickeya lacustris genome:
- a CDS encoding luciferase-like monooxygenase, which yields MTANVPFSLLDLAPIPQGNTARDAFHHSLDLAQHAENWGYQRYWLAEHHNMTGIASAATSVLIGYIASGTQHIKLGSGGVMLPNHAPLVIAEQFGTLESLYPGRIELGLGRAPGTDPRTMQALRRHLHTDLDDFPRDVAELQRYFAAAQPGQPVQAVPGQGLNVPLWLLGSSLYSAQLAASMGLPFAFAAHFAPDMLLQALQRYRDNFQPSAQLEKPYAMVCVNVIAAESDRDARFLFTSLQQQFINLRRGTPGPLPAPVESIEAYGSASEQYAVEQTLRLAVIGAPATVRHGLQTLLRETQADELMINGQIFDHQARLRSFELIAQLQPEVIRPSRLV from the coding sequence ATGACCGCTAACGTTCCTTTCTCGCTGCTCGATTTGGCGCCCATTCCACAGGGCAATACCGCCCGTGATGCATTCCACCATTCTTTGGATCTCGCGCAACACGCGGAAAACTGGGGATACCAGCGCTACTGGCTGGCGGAACACCACAACATGACCGGCATCGCCAGCGCCGCAACCTCGGTATTAATAGGGTATATTGCCAGCGGCACACAACACATCAAACTGGGTTCCGGCGGGGTAATGCTGCCAAACCATGCGCCGCTGGTGATTGCCGAACAGTTCGGTACGCTCGAATCGCTTTATCCTGGCCGGATTGAACTCGGGCTGGGACGCGCACCGGGCACTGACCCGCGCACTATGCAAGCACTACGCCGCCATCTGCACACCGATCTTGACGATTTCCCGCGCGATGTCGCCGAATTGCAGCGTTATTTCGCCGCCGCCCAACCCGGCCAGCCGGTACAGGCGGTGCCAGGGCAAGGGCTGAATGTCCCTCTCTGGCTACTCGGCTCCAGCCTCTACAGCGCACAGTTGGCCGCCTCAATGGGGTTGCCGTTTGCCTTTGCCGCTCACTTTGCCCCGGATATGCTGTTGCAGGCGTTGCAACGTTACCGCGACAATTTCCAGCCCTCCGCGCAACTGGAAAAACCGTACGCGATGGTGTGCGTTAATGTCATTGCAGCCGAGAGTGACCGCGATGCCCGCTTCCTGTTCACCTCGCTACAACAGCAGTTCATCAACCTGCGTCGCGGTACGCCAGGGCCGCTGCCTGCGCCGGTAGAGTCGATAGAGGCATACGGCTCGGCAAGCGAACAGTACGCGGTAGAGCAAACGCTACGCCTCGCGGTGATAGGTGCCCCCGCAACCGTACGACACGGCCTGCAAACCTTGCTAAGGGAAACACAGGCCGACGAGCTGATGATTAACGGCCAGATCTTTGACCATCAGGCGCGGTTGCGTTCTTTTGAACTCATCGCTCAGTTACAGCCAGAGGTGATACGCCCGTCTCGTCTTGTTTGA
- a CDS encoding DEAD/DEAH family ATP-dependent RNA helicase — translation MAEFETSFASLGLSAPILNALSDMGYEKPSPIQAECIPHLLNGRDVLGMAQTGSGKTAAFSLPLLNNIKADLKAPQMLVLAPTRELAVQVAEACNEFSKHMQGVNVVALYGGQRYDVQLRALRQGPQIVVGTPGRLLDHLKRGTLDLSNLSGLVLDEADEMLRMGFIEDVENIMAQIPAEHQTALFSATMPEAIRRITRRFMNDPQEVRIQSSVTTRPDISQSYWTVYGMRKNEALIRFLEAEDFDAAIIFVRTKNATLEVAEALERSGYNSAALNGDMNQALREQTLERLKDGRLDILIATDVAARGLDVERISLVVNYDIPMDAESYVHRIGRTGRAGRAGRALLFVENRERRLLRNVERTMKLTIPEVELPNAELLGQRRLAKFAAKVQQQLESSDLDQYRALLAKLQPSDELDVETLAAALLKMAQGERPLILPPDAPARPRREFRERDDRFERRGERNDRGDRNDRGPRGERGDERPARRERRDVGEMELYRIEVGRDDGVEVRHIVGAIANEGDISSRYIGNIKLFASHSTIELPKGMPGELLSHFTRTRILNKPMNMQLLGDAQPHERRERREGGERGERSERGGRNFGERAGNGRRPFSGERREGGGERRGNRDGQRAPRRFNDA, via the coding sequence ATGGCAGAGTTTGAAACCTCTTTTGCTAGCTTGGGGCTGTCTGCTCCTATTTTGAATGCACTGTCTGACATGGGGTATGAAAAACCGTCCCCGATTCAGGCGGAATGTATTCCCCATTTATTGAATGGCCGTGATGTGCTGGGTATGGCCCAGACAGGTAGCGGCAAAACAGCGGCGTTTTCTCTGCCGTTGTTGAATAACATCAAGGCTGACCTGAAAGCACCGCAAATGCTGGTGCTGGCACCGACCCGTGAACTGGCGGTGCAGGTTGCTGAAGCCTGTAACGAATTCTCCAAGCACATGCAGGGTGTTAACGTGGTGGCTTTATATGGCGGCCAGCGTTATGACGTGCAGTTACGCGCCCTGCGTCAGGGGCCGCAGATCGTTGTCGGTACGCCGGGCCGTCTGCTGGATCACCTGAAACGCGGTACGCTGGATCTCTCTAACCTGAGTGGTCTGGTACTGGATGAAGCCGACGAAATGTTGCGTATGGGCTTTATTGAAGATGTGGAAAACATCATGGCGCAGATCCCGGCTGAACATCAGACCGCGTTGTTCTCTGCGACCATGCCGGAAGCGATTCGCCGCATCACGCGTCGTTTCATGAACGATCCGCAGGAAGTGCGTATTCAGTCTAGCGTGACCACGCGCCCGGATATCAGCCAGAGCTACTGGACGGTATACGGTATGCGTAAGAACGAAGCGCTGATCCGTTTCCTGGAAGCGGAAGATTTTGATGCAGCGATCATCTTCGTGCGGACTAAAAACGCCACGCTGGAAGTGGCCGAAGCGCTGGAGCGCAGCGGTTATAACAGCGCCGCGCTGAACGGTGACATGAACCAGGCGCTGCGTGAGCAGACGCTGGAACGCCTGAAGGATGGCCGTCTGGATATCCTGATCGCAACCGACGTTGCCGCTCGTGGTCTGGATGTTGAGCGTATCAGCCTGGTGGTGAACTACGACATCCCGATGGATGCAGAATCCTATGTACACCGTATCGGCCGTACTGGTCGTGCGGGTCGTGCTGGCCGTGCGTTGCTGTTTGTGGAAAACCGTGAACGTCGCCTGTTGCGCAACGTTGAGCGCACCATGAAGCTGACCATCCCGGAAGTGGAACTGCCGAATGCCGAGCTGTTAGGTCAGCGCCGTCTGGCGAAGTTTGCCGCGAAGGTACAGCAGCAACTGGAAAGCAGCGATCTGGATCAATACCGTGCGCTGCTGGCGAAATTGCAGCCGTCGGATGAGCTGGATGTCGAAACGCTGGCTGCTGCACTGCTGAAGATGGCACAGGGCGAACGTCCGTTGATCCTGCCGCCGGATGCGCCGGCACGTCCGCGTCGTGAATTCCGTGAGCGTGACGATCGCTTCGAGCGTCGTGGCGAGCGTAATGACCGTGGCGATCGCAACGATCGTGGCCCGCGCGGTGAGCGTGGCGACGAGCGTCCGGCACGTCGCGAGCGTCGTGATGTGGGCGAGATGGAGCTGTATCGCATTGAAGTAGGCCGTGATGACGGTGTTGAAGTGCGCCACATCGTCGGTGCGATTGCCAATGAAGGGGATATCAGCAGCCGTTACATCGGTAACATCAAGCTGTTTGCGTCCCACTCGACCATCGAGCTGCCAAAAGGCATGCCGGGTGAATTGCTGTCGCATTTCACGCGTACCCGCATTCTGAACAAGCCGATGAACATGCAACTGCTGGGCGATGCACAGCCGCATGAGCGTCGCGAGCGTCGTGAAGGTGGTGAGCGTGGCGAACGCAGTGAACGCGGTGGCCGTAACTTTGGCGAACGCGCTGGCAATGGCCGTCGCCCGTTTAGCGGCGAGCGTCGCGAAGGCGGTGGTGAGCGTCGTGGTAATCGTGACGGGCAGCGTGCGCCGCGCCGTTTTAACGATGCCTGA
- the yrbN gene encoding protein YrbN: MKMIEYFLDKLCRLAAILK; encoded by the coding sequence ATGAAAATGATTGAGTATTTTCTCGACAAGTTATGTAGACTGGCCGCCATTTTGAAGTGA
- the nlpI gene encoding lipoprotein NlpI: MKPFLRWCYVATAIMLAGCSNTDWRKDALLAVPLQPTLQQEVILARMEQILASRAITPDERAQLLYERGVLYDSLGLRALARNDFSQALSIRPDMPEVFNYLGIYLTQAGNFDAAYEAFDSVLELDPTYNYARLNRGIALYYGGRYLLAQDDLLAFYRDDPNDPFRSLWLYLVEREINPEKAKSALKERYEGAKKGVWGWTIVEFYLGYINEKTLMQRIQEEAKDNTSLAEHLSETDFYLGKHYLSLGDKNTAEALFKLTVANNVHNFVEHRYALLELAQLGQEQDDLSGSDQQ; the protein is encoded by the coding sequence ATGAAGCCTTTCTTGCGCTGGTGTTATGTTGCGACAGCAATCATGCTGGCAGGATGCAGCAACACGGATTGGCGCAAAGATGCATTGCTGGCCGTCCCGTTGCAGCCTACGTTGCAACAGGAAGTCATTCTGGCACGCATGGAACAAATTCTGGCGAGCCGGGCAATTACTCCCGATGAGCGGGCACAGCTGTTATATGAGCGCGGAGTGCTGTATGATAGCCTCGGGTTGCGGGCATTGGCGCGAAATGATTTTTCACAAGCGCTCTCTATCCGCCCTGATATGCCGGAGGTATTTAATTATCTCGGCATTTATTTGACGCAGGCAGGCAATTTTGATGCTGCCTATGAAGCGTTTGATTCTGTATTAGAGCTTGATCCAACTTACAATTATGCGCGTTTGAATCGGGGCATCGCTTTGTACTACGGCGGTCGCTACCTGTTGGCGCAGGATGATCTGCTAGCGTTTTATCGCGACGATCCTAATGATCCTTTCCGTTCCCTGTGGCTTTATCTGGTGGAGAGAGAAATCAATCCCGAGAAGGCCAAATCGGCGTTAAAAGAACGCTACGAGGGGGCAAAGAAAGGTGTGTGGGGATGGACGATTGTCGAATTCTACCTGGGCTACATCAACGAGAAAACCTTGATGCAGCGGATTCAGGAAGAAGCTAAGGATAACACTTCGCTCGCCGAGCATCTCAGTGAAACTGACTTCTATTTAGGTAAGCACTACCTAAGTCTGGGGGACAAGAACACCGCCGAGGCGTTGTTCAAGCTGACGGTTGCTAACAATGTTCACAATTTTGTTGAGCACCGCTATGCATTGTTGGAATTGGCGCAGTTAGGCCAAGAGCAAGACGACCTATCAGGATCGGACCAGCAATAG
- the rpsO gene encoding 30S ribosomal protein S15, with amino-acid sequence MSLSVEAKAKIVAEFGRGENDSGSTEVQVALLTAQINHLQGHFAEHKKDHHSRRGLLRMVSQRRKLLDYLKRKDLARYTTLIERLGLRR; translated from the coding sequence ATGTCTCTAAGCGTTGAAGCAAAAGCGAAGATCGTTGCGGAATTTGGCCGTGGCGAAAACGACAGCGGTTCTACTGAAGTTCAGGTTGCACTGCTGACTGCACAGATTAACCATCTGCAGGGCCACTTCGCCGAGCACAAAAAAGATCACCACAGCCGTCGTGGTCTGCTGCGCATGGTATCTCAGCGTCGTAAGCTGCTGGACTACCTGAAACGTAAAGATCTGGCACGCTACACCACCCTGATCGAACGTCTGGGTCTGCGTCGCTAA
- the truB gene encoding tRNA pseudouridine(55) synthase TruB: protein MSRPRRRGRDIHGVLLLDKPQGASSNDVLQKVKRLFNANKAGHTGALDPLATGMLPVCLGEATKFSQYLLDADKRYRVIARLGQRTDTSDADGNLITQRPVTFDNDALMLALDSFRGHTQQVPSMYSALKYEGRPLYEYARQGMVVPRDARDITVYELLFIRWEGDELELEIHCSKGTYIRTIIDDLGEKLGCGAHVIYLRRLQVATYPTARMVTLAQLQALHEQAVTQERPVGELLDDLLLPMDTAVQAFAEVNLSSVVAGYLKLGQAVRAPGAPVEGMVRITEGESRKFIGMGEIDDEGRVAPRRLVVENFSQVVA, encoded by the coding sequence ATGTCTCGTCCTCGTCGTCGTGGCCGGGATATTCACGGCGTACTGTTGTTAGATAAACCGCAGGGTGCATCATCAAATGATGTGCTGCAAAAGGTGAAACGCCTGTTTAATGCCAACAAAGCCGGGCATACCGGGGCGCTTGACCCACTGGCAACCGGTATGCTGCCGGTGTGTCTCGGTGAAGCGACAAAATTTTCCCAATACTTGTTGGATGCAGATAAACGTTATCGCGTCATTGCCCGTCTCGGTCAACGGACGGATACCTCAGACGCGGATGGTAATCTGATAACCCAGCGTCCAGTCACATTTGATAACGATGCGCTGATGCTGGCGTTAGACAGTTTTCGTGGCCATACCCAGCAAGTGCCTTCCATGTATTCGGCTTTGAAGTACGAAGGCCGCCCGCTGTATGAGTATGCGCGTCAAGGTATGGTTGTACCCCGCGATGCGCGTGATATTACGGTATATGAGCTACTGTTCATTCGCTGGGAAGGGGATGAGCTGGAGCTTGAGATTCACTGCTCAAAAGGCACTTACATTCGTACCATTATTGACGATCTGGGCGAAAAGCTGGGATGCGGCGCGCATGTTATCTATTTGCGTCGTTTGCAGGTTGCAACATACCCGACGGCACGGATGGTGACGCTGGCACAGTTGCAAGCGCTGCACGAGCAGGCCGTGACTCAGGAACGTCCCGTTGGCGAACTGCTGGATGACTTACTGTTGCCGATGGATACCGCAGTACAGGCATTTGCCGAGGTTAACTTATCTTCTGTTGTCGCAGGTTATTTAAAACTCGGTCAGGCGGTGCGTGCGCCGGGGGCGCCTGTAGAAGGCATGGTGCGTATTACCGAAGGTGAATCCCGCAAGTTTATCGGTATGGGCGAAATTGATGATGAAGGTCGCGTAGCGCCCCGTCGGTTAGTCGTCGAGAATTTCTCCCAGGTCGTTGCCTGA
- the rbfA gene encoding 30S ribosome-binding factor RbfA, whose product MAKEFSRTQRVAQEMQKEIAIILQREVKDPRVGMATVSGVEVSRDLAYAKVFVTFLNDNEPEQIRVGIKALQDASGFIRMLLGKAMRLRVVPELTFSYDNSLVEGMRMSNLVTNVVRRDAQRHVADDEQEG is encoded by the coding sequence ATGGCGAAAGAATTCAGCCGCACGCAGCGTGTGGCGCAGGAAATGCAAAAAGAGATAGCCATTATCCTTCAACGCGAGGTGAAAGATCCGCGTGTTGGTATGGCGACGGTATCCGGTGTCGAAGTGTCTCGCGATCTGGCTTATGCCAAGGTTTTTGTTACGTTTCTTAATGACAATGAGCCGGAACAAATTAGAGTGGGAATCAAGGCGTTGCAGGATGCTTCCGGCTTTATTCGTATGCTGCTGGGTAAGGCAATGCGGTTGCGTGTCGTACCTGAATTGACCTTCTCGTACGATAACTCGCTGGTGGAAGGGATGAGAATGTCAAATCTGGTGACAAATGTCGTCAGGCGTGATGCGCAGCGCCATGTTGCTGATGATGAGCAGGAGGGCTAA
- the nusA gene encoding transcription termination factor NusA, with the protein MNKEILAVVEAVSNEKAVPREKIFEALETALATATKKKYEQEIDVRVCIDRKTGDFDTFRRWVVVNEVTQPTREITLEAAQFEEPSIDLGGYIEDQIESVTFDRITTQTAKQVIVQKVREAERAMVVDQFREQEGEIVTGVVKKVNRDNITLDLGSNAEAVIGREDMLPRENFRPGDRIRGVLYAVRPEARGAQLFVSRSRPEMLIELFRIEVPEIGEEVIEIKAAARDPGSRAKIAVKTNDKRIDPVGACVGMRGARVQAVSSELGGERIDIVLWDDNPAQFVINAMAPADVASIVVDEDKHTMDIAVEAGNLAQAIGRNGQNVRLASQLSGWELNVMTIEDLQAKHQAEAHAAIDVFTKYLDVDEEFATVLVEEGFSSLEELAYVPMHELQEIDGLDEDTIEALRERAKAALTTLALANEENRGGGQPAEDLLNLPSLSREMAFKLAARGVCTLEDLAEQGVDDLTDIEELDEEKAGELIMAARNICWFGGNE; encoded by the coding sequence ATGAATAAAGAGATTCTGGCTGTTGTTGAAGCGGTTTCCAATGAAAAGGCTGTACCGCGTGAGAAAATTTTTGAAGCGCTAGAAACGGCGCTGGCGACAGCAACAAAGAAAAAATATGAACAAGAAATCGACGTGCGCGTTTGTATTGACCGCAAAACCGGCGATTTTGATACCTTCCGTCGTTGGGTGGTTGTGAATGAAGTGACGCAGCCAACGCGTGAAATAACGCTGGAAGCGGCACAATTTGAAGAGCCTTCGATAGATCTTGGCGGTTATATTGAAGATCAAATTGAATCTGTCACCTTTGACCGCATCACAACTCAAACGGCCAAGCAAGTTATCGTCCAAAAGGTTCGTGAAGCCGAACGCGCTATGGTGGTGGATCAGTTCCGCGAGCAGGAAGGCGAGATAGTTACCGGTGTCGTTAAGAAAGTAAATCGCGATAATATCACTCTGGATCTGGGCAGTAATGCTGAGGCTGTGATTGGTCGTGAAGACATGCTGCCGCGTGAAAATTTCCGTCCAGGCGATCGTATCCGTGGTGTGTTGTATGCCGTGCGCCCGGAAGCTCGCGGAGCACAGCTGTTTGTCAGCCGTTCTCGTCCTGAAATGCTCATCGAACTGTTCCGCATTGAAGTGCCGGAAATTGGCGAAGAAGTGATTGAAATTAAAGCTGCTGCGCGTGATCCCGGCTCGCGAGCTAAAATCGCTGTAAAAACAAATGATAAGCGTATTGACCCAGTAGGGGCATGTGTAGGGATGCGCGGTGCGCGTGTTCAGGCTGTCTCTAGCGAATTGGGCGGCGAACGTATTGATATTGTGCTGTGGGATGATAATCCGGCACAGTTTGTTATCAACGCAATGGCTCCTGCGGATGTGGCTTCTATCGTGGTGGATGAAGATAAACACACCATGGATATTGCTGTTGAGGCTGGAAATCTCGCACAGGCAATTGGGCGCAACGGTCAAAACGTTCGGTTGGCATCTCAGCTCAGTGGCTGGGAATTGAATGTGATGACCATTGAAGATTTGCAGGCGAAACATCAGGCAGAAGCCCATGCGGCGATTGACGTCTTTACCAAGTATCTTGACGTTGACGAAGAGTTTGCCACCGTACTGGTTGAAGAGGGTTTCTCATCGCTGGAAGAACTGGCTTATGTGCCGATGCACGAGCTCCAGGAAATTGACGGCCTTGATGAAGACACCATTGAAGCATTACGTGAACGTGCTAAAGCCGCACTGACGACACTCGCGCTGGCTAACGAAGAAAATCGTGGCGGCGGCCAGCCAGCAGAAGATTTGCTGAATTTACCATCGCTCTCACGCGAAATGGCGTTTAAACTGGCTGCCCGTGGTGTGTGTACGCTGGAAGATCTTGCGGAGCAGGGCGTCGACGACCTGACCGATATTGAAGAGCTTGATGAAGAGAAAGCCGGTGAGCTGATTATGGCTGCACGTAATATCTGTTGGTTTGGTGGCAATGAATAA
- the rimP gene encoding ribosome maturation factor RimP, which translates to MSTLEQKLTEMISAPVEALGYELVGIEFIRGRQSTLRIYIDSEDGITVDDCADVSHQVSAVLDVEDPISVAYHLEVSSPGLDRPLFTAAHYERFLNEEVSLVLRMAVQNRRKWQGIIKSVEGEMITVNVEGKDEVFALSNIQKANLVPHF; encoded by the coding sequence TTGTCCACATTAGAGCAAAAGTTAACAGAGATGATTTCGGCACCTGTTGAAGCCCTTGGCTATGAACTGGTGGGGATTGAGTTCATCCGGGGACGCCAGTCTACACTGCGTATCTATATTGATAGTGAAGATGGTATCACTGTTGATGATTGTGCTGATGTTAGCCACCAGGTCAGTGCGGTGTTGGATGTCGAAGATCCTATATCCGTTGCCTATCACCTGGAAGTGTCATCGCCTGGTTTGGATCGTCCTCTTTTTACGGCAGCGCATTATGAGCGTTTCCTCAACGAAGAGGTTAGCCTGGTGTTGCGTATGGCGGTTCAGAATCGTCGCAAGTGGCAGGGCATCATCAAATCTGTTGAAGGCGAGATGATTACTGTCAATGTTGAAGGCAAAGATGAAGTGTTCGCGCTGAGCAACATCCAGAAAGCGAATCTGGTACCCCACTTTTAA
- the secG gene encoding preprotein translocase subunit SecG, protein MYEALLVIFLLSAIGLVGLIMLQQGKGADMGASFGAGASATLFGSSGSGNFMTRMTALFATLFFVLSLILGNMSSGHGKKSSEWENLNQPAAPAKAEQTKAPAAPSSDIPK, encoded by the coding sequence ATGTACGAAGCTCTTCTGGTTATTTTCCTGTTGTCAGCAATCGGGCTTGTCGGCCTCATTATGCTACAGCAAGGTAAAGGTGCAGATATGGGCGCGTCGTTCGGAGCCGGAGCTTCCGCTACGCTGTTTGGTTCTAGTGGTTCAGGCAACTTTATGACCCGAATGACGGCGCTGTTTGCCACGCTGTTTTTCGTACTCAGTCTGATTCTTGGCAACATGAGTTCCGGCCACGGCAAAAAAAGCAGTGAGTGGGAAAACCTGAATCAGCCAGCTGCGCCGGCGAAAGCCGAGCAAACTAAAGCGCCAGCTGCACCGTCAAGCGATATTCCTAAATAA
- the folP gene encoding dihydropteroate synthase has protein sequence MKLNVRGEVLDLSCPQVMGILNVTPDSFSDGGKHNTLNSALIYAEHMITAGATFIDVGGESTRPGADEVSTQEELDRVVPVVEALAQRFETWISVDTSKPEVITACAEAGAHLINDIRALGEPGALDAAAATGLPVCLMHMQGIPKTMQHTPHYDDVVGEVAMFFEHHIERCVMAGIARERLLLDPGFGFGKNLQHNYRLLAHLDTLHRFGLPLLVGMSRKSMIGQLLGVPPLERVHGSVACAVIAAMQGAHIIRVHDVKATVDAIRVVEATLSEKE, from the coding sequence ATGAAGCTCAATGTACGCGGTGAGGTGTTGGATCTCTCTTGCCCCCAGGTGATGGGAATATTGAATGTTACTCCAGATTCTTTCTCTGATGGTGGTAAACATAATACGTTGAATTCAGCGCTGATTTATGCAGAACACATGATTACGGCTGGTGCGACCTTCATCGATGTGGGTGGCGAGTCCACGAGGCCCGGTGCCGATGAAGTCAGCACTCAAGAGGAACTGGATCGCGTTGTTCCGGTGGTGGAAGCGTTGGCACAGCGTTTCGAGACCTGGATTTCCGTTGATACATCCAAGCCCGAGGTGATAACCGCTTGCGCTGAGGCGGGGGCTCATCTCATTAATGACATCCGTGCCTTGGGCGAGCCGGGGGCGCTTGACGCTGCCGCTGCGACTGGCTTACCCGTTTGTTTGATGCACATGCAAGGTATACCCAAAACCATGCAGCACACACCGCATTATGATGATGTGGTGGGTGAGGTTGCGATGTTTTTTGAGCATCATATTGAGCGTTGTGTCATGGCAGGTATTGCCCGCGAGCGGCTGTTACTCGATCCCGGCTTCGGTTTCGGTAAGAATTTGCAGCATAATTACCGTCTTTTGGCGCATCTGGATACACTACATCGGTTTGGTTTGCCTCTACTGGTTGGGATGTCGAGAAAATCGATGATTGGGCAACTCTTGGGTGTCCCACCGCTTGAGCGTGTGCATGGGAGTGTCGCATGTGCGGTTATTGCCGCGATGCAAGGAGCCCACATTATTCGGGTTCATGATGTCAAAGCGACCGTTGATGCAATACGTGTCGTTGAAGCAACGCTTTCAGAGAAGGAATAA
- the ftsH gene encoding ATP-dependent zinc metalloprotease FtsH, with translation MAKNLILWLVIAVVLMSVFQSFGPSESNGRRVDYSTFLTEVNQDQVREARINGREINVVKKDSSRYTTYIPVNDPKLLDNLLTKNVKVVGEPPEEPSLLASIFISWFPMLLLIGVWIFFMRQMQGGGGKGAMSFGKSKARMLTEDQIKTTFSDVAGCDEAKEEVAELVEYLREPSRFQKLGGKIPKGVLMVGPPGTGKTLLAKAIAGEAKVPFFTISGSDFVEMFVGVGASRVRDMFEQAKKAAPCIIFIDEIDAVGRQRGAGLGGGHDEREQTLNQMLVEMDGFEGNEGIIVIAATNRPDVLDPALLRPGRFDRQVVVGLPDVRGREQILKVHMRRVPLSPDIDASVIARGTPGFSGADLANLVNEAALFAARGNKRVVSMVEFEKAKDKIMMGAERRSMVMTEAQKESTAYHEAGHAIIGRLVPEHDPVHKVTIIPRGRALGVTFFLPEGDAISASRQKLESQISTLYGGRLAEEIIYGPEHVSTGASNDIKVATSIARNMVTQWGFSEKLGPLLYAEEEGEVFLGRSVAKAKHMSDETARIIDQEVKALIERNYLRARELLMSNMDILHSMKDALMKYETIDAPQIDDLMARKDVRPPAGWEEPAAGGGNTSSSDGGGAPKSPLTADEPTTPASDNSVSGPLNDK, from the coding sequence ATGGCGAAAAACCTGATTCTCTGGTTAGTCATCGCGGTGGTGCTGATGTCGGTATTCCAGAGCTTTGGGCCCAGCGAGTCGAATGGCCGTAGGGTGGATTATTCAACCTTTCTGACTGAAGTGAATCAGGATCAGGTCCGGGAAGCACGCATCAACGGGCGCGAAATTAACGTTGTCAAAAAAGACAGCAGTCGCTACACCACATACATCCCTGTCAACGATCCAAAATTGCTGGATAACCTCCTGACCAAAAACGTGAAAGTGGTCGGTGAACCACCAGAAGAACCAAGCCTGTTGGCGTCGATCTTCATTTCCTGGTTCCCAATGCTGCTGTTGATTGGTGTCTGGATTTTCTTCATGCGCCAGATGCAAGGCGGAGGCGGCAAAGGTGCAATGTCTTTTGGTAAAAGCAAAGCCCGCATGCTGACAGAAGACCAAATTAAAACCACGTTCTCTGATGTTGCCGGATGTGATGAGGCGAAGGAAGAAGTGGCTGAATTGGTCGAGTATCTGCGAGAGCCAAGCCGTTTCCAGAAGCTCGGTGGGAAAATTCCCAAAGGCGTGCTGATGGTTGGCCCGCCAGGAACCGGTAAAACCCTGTTGGCGAAAGCTATTGCGGGTGAAGCAAAGGTTCCTTTCTTTACCATCTCGGGCTCTGATTTTGTTGAAATGTTTGTGGGTGTCGGTGCATCACGTGTACGTGATATGTTTGAGCAGGCCAAGAAAGCTGCCCCCTGCATCATATTTATCGATGAAATCGATGCTGTTGGTCGTCAGCGCGGCGCAGGTCTTGGCGGCGGGCATGACGAACGTGAGCAAACACTTAACCAAATGTTGGTTGAGATGGATGGTTTCGAGGGCAATGAAGGCATTATCGTCATTGCTGCAACTAACCGTCCTGATGTGCTTGACCCTGCGTTGCTGCGCCCCGGTCGTTTTGACCGTCAGGTTGTTGTCGGGTTGCCCGATGTGCGCGGGCGTGAGCAGATTCTTAAAGTGCATATGCGCCGAGTACCCTTATCACCGGATATTGATGCATCGGTGATTGCGCGTGGTACGCCTGGTTTCTCAGGTGCCGATCTCGCTAACCTGGTCAACGAAGCTGCATTGTTCGCTGCGCGTGGTAATAAGCGTGTTGTGTCCATGGTTGAGTTCGAAAAAGCAAAAGACAAAATCATGATGGGCGCAGAGCGCCGGTCTATGGTGATGACTGAGGCTCAGAAAGAATCCACTGCTTACCATGAAGCCGGTCACGCGATTATTGGCCGCCTGGTGCCGGAACACGACCCTGTGCATAAGGTGACGATTATTCCTCGTGGCCGTGCCTTAGGGGTAACATTCTTTTTGCCAGAAGGTGATGCTATCAGCGCCAGCCGTCAGAAACTGGAAAGTCAAATCTCTACGCTTTATGGTGGTCGTCTTGCTGAAGAGATCATTTATGGCCCAGAGCATGTTTCTACAGGGGCATCGAATGATATTAAAGTGGCGACGTCTATTGCTCGCAACATGGTAACTCAGTGGGGGTTCTCGGAAAAACTGGGGCCACTACTGTATGCTGAAGAGGAAGGCGAAGTCTTTCTTGGCCGTTCTGTTGCGAAAGCCAAGCATATGTCTGATGAAACAGCGCGTATCATCGATCAGGAAGTGAAAGCGCTTATCGAACGTAATTATTTACGTGCCCGAGAGTTGCTGATGTCCAATATGGACATTCTGCATTCGATGAAAGATGCATTGATGAAATACGAAACAATCGATGCACCTCAGATTGATGATCTGATGGCGCGAAAAGATGTACGCCCGCCGGCTGGCTGGGAAGAGCCTGCGGCTGGCGGCGGTAACACGTCGTCGTCAGACGGTGGGGGCGCGCCCAAATCACCGTTGACGGCAGATGAACCGACGACGCCAGCATCTGATAATTCGGTATCTGGCCCGTTGAACGATAAATAA